A part of Ammospiza caudacuta isolate bAmmCau1 chromosome 7, bAmmCau1.pri, whole genome shotgun sequence genomic DNA contains:
- the HEBP2 gene encoding heme-binding protein 2 codes for MIKSFKQTFLSLDLQSPRWSSAEAMAKDYELRQYETAKWVSTVIRGESQKEAMRQGFWKLFHYLQGKNEKEMKIDMTVPVTCLVKSGCTDFKISFFVPFEHQDCPPQPTDSDVFIEERKAAALFVRSFGGFASPEKYAEEADALARTLRNRGQPFHEDFFYTAGYDSPFKLFNRHNEVWYFKK; via the exons ATGATCAAGTCCTTCAAGCAAACATTTCTGTCTCTGGACCTGCAGTCCCCTCgctggagctcagcagaggcAATG GCCAAGGACTATGAACTGCGTCAGTACGAGACAGCCAAGTGGGTCAGCACGGTCATCAGGGGGGAAAGCCAGAAGGAAGCAATGCGCCAGGGCTTCTGGAAACTCTTCCACTACCTCCagggaaagaatgaaaaag AAATGAAGATTGATATGACTGTGCCAGTGACCTGCCTGGTAAAATCAGGCTGCACAGACTTCAAGATCTCTTTCTTTGTGCCATTTGAACACCAGGACTGTCCCCCCCAGCCCACTGACTCCGATGTGTTCATTGAGGAACggaaggcagcagctctctTTGTCCG GTCCTTTGGTGGATTTGCCTCCCCAGAGAAGTATGCTGAGGAAGCTGATGCCTTAGCCAGAACCTTAAGAAACAGAGGCCAACCATTCCACGAAGACTTCTTTTATACTGCAGGCTATGACAGTCCCTTCAAGCTCTTCAACAGGCATAATGAAGtgtggtattttaaaaagtaa